In the genome of Longimicrobiaceae bacterium, the window ATGGCCCGCGTCGTCACCCCGGAGCTGACCACCGTGGCCGTCCCCGCCCGCGAGCTGGGCGCCCGCGCCGCCCGCCTCCTCCTCCGCCTGATCGAGGGGAAGCCGGAGGCGAGGCCCGGAAAGCCGCTCCCCGTGCGCCTGGTGGCGAGGGGGACCACCGCCGAACCGCAGGGGACAGCCGACACCGGCACCCCTGCCTGAC includes:
- a CDS encoding substrate-binding domain-containing protein, yielding PTAVFCANDLAALGALKGCAAAGVPVPRAMSIVGCDDIEMARVVTPELTTVAVPARELGARAARLLLRLIEGKPEARPGKPLPVRLVARGTTAEPQGTADTGTPA